The Acidobacteriota bacterium genomic interval ACTACGCGGCACTCAGCCAGCGGCAGGACCGCGCGATCGCGATCCTGCGTGCGGGTGAAGTGCACGTGACCTCGCCCGAGGGCACGGACCTGCGTTTCACCATCGGTCCCGACCGTCCGTTCAGCAAGCAGGACGGCGACGCATCGGCCGAACGCATGAAGACGGCGAAGGTGCGTGTGGACCGCGAGATCGAGCTGCCGGCCGGCGTGCTCCGCGTGGCGCCGCTCGAGGAGACGGTCAACGGCACGCTGTTCGTGCCGCGCGCCCGCTTCGGCGACGTGACGGCCACGGGTATCCGACTCACGTTCACGAAGGGCGTCGTGTCCGATGTGACGGCCGAGACCAACCTCGATGCCGTGAAGGGGTTCCTGGCGTCGGCACCCGGCGCGTCGCACTTCCGTGAGCTGTGCCTCGGCTTCAATCCGAAGCTGAACGTGCCGGCTGGCCAGACGGCGCTGCCCTATTACGGCTACGGCGACTCGGTTGCGCGGCTCGGTCTCGGTGACAACTTCGAGGTCGGCGGCAACGTGCGCGGCGGCGGTGTCCGCTGGCTCTTCTTCCCCAACACGACGATCACCGTGGGCGACACGGTGCTCGTGAAGGACGGCAAGCTGACCGGCATCTGACGCGCTCGATCGTGTTGCGGGTCGGGCTCGGAGCCCGGCCCGCCTGCCCTGCTTCTGCCCCGCGGGGTTGCCCGTGAGTGGCAACCGTACACAATAGGGCAGTTGCATGAGTACGAGCCCCTTCCACATCGCTGTCGTTCTGGCGCCATTTCTGGCGATTCCGCTCGTTTTCTGGGCGAGCCACCAGCGTCGCGTGCGGGCGTGGCTGCCCGCCCTGATCCCCGGCCTGCTGACGGTCTGGTTCGCCTCCGCGTTTGTCGCCGTGCGCAACGGCGGTCCCTTCAGCATCGCGATGGAGTGGGCGCCGGCCCTCCGCCTGTCGCTGTCGTTCCGGTTCGACGGCCTCAGCACGCTGTTTGCGACCCTGATCGCCTTTGTCGGGACGCTGGTCCTCATCTACGCGGCGAAGTACTTCGAGGACCATCCCTACGCCGGGCGATTCACCGCCACGCTCTTCGCCTTCATGGGCTCGATGCTCGGGCTCGTCCTGAGCGATAACGTGATCGCGCTCTTCGTGTTCTGGGAGCTCACGGGCTTCACGTCGTTCCTGCTGATCGGGTTCGAGCACGATCGGCCGGAGGCGCGCCGCGCCGCCACGCAGGCGCTCATCGTCACCGGTGGTGGAGGACTGGCCCTCCTGGCCGCTGGCATCCTCATGCTGCAGGCCGGCGGCACGCCACAACTGTCCGAGCTTGCGGCGAGCGGAGGCCTTACCGCGCATCCCACC includes:
- a CDS encoding aminopeptidase, with amino-acid sequence MNSQMYAAASERRFQRSRTAAAVLVLALGAGACSSPAESPAPATSAPAPASGFAYPYPALATRIVDALKPSAGERALLRYNPNQLGPLEAELKRQLEAKGVVVRSQLYTDSTDFAARLAETDIYVWLPAGDTPAAAEDRALLAKWLDEGRGRQIHFHWEGGTRDADGLQVAHSEAYDRVYVDALDIDYAALSQRQDRAIAILRAGEVHVTSPEGTDLRFTIGPDRPFSKQDGDASAERMKTAKVRVDREIELPAGVLRVAPLEETVNGTLFVPRARFGDVTATGIRLTFTKGVVSDVTAETNLDAVKGFLASAPGASHFRELCLGFNPKLNVPAGQTALPYYGYGDSVARLGLGDNFEVGGNVRGGGVRWLFFPNTTITVGDTVLVKDGKLTGI